The following are from one region of the Ochotona princeps isolate mOchPri1 chromosome 15, mOchPri1.hap1, whole genome shotgun sequence genome:
- the BIK gene encoding bcl-2-interacting killer, with amino-acid sequence MVNSDPLQADFEEQAVEAATCRWLWHRAHAEMSEVRPGSRDLQEEQVPELSSTEIPGLTRPTEDGDATVDLDLMECLEHSNRVALRLARIGDEMDVRVRGPRLAQLPGMAMHSLALTYSRRGVRGVAASLALRLASLLRFRSRRGAPSPWASLEPMPLLLLLLGGGLLLLLQ; translated from the exons ATGGTGAACAGTGACCCCTTGCAGGCAGACTTTGAGGAGCAGGCCGTGGAGGCTGCCACGTGCAGGTGGCTGTGGCACAGAG CCCACGCAGAGATGTCTGAAGTCAGACCTGGCTCCAGGGACCTCCAGGAAGAACAGGTGCCAGAACTGTCCTCGACAGAAATTCCCGGCCTGACCCGCCCCACGGAGGACGGGGACGCCACGGTGGACCTGGACCTCATGGAGTGCCTGGAGCACAG TAACCGAGTGGCCCTGAGGCTGGCCCGCATCGGGGATGAGATGGATGTGCGTGTGCGGGGCCCCCGGCTGGCCCAGCTGCCCGGGATGGCCATGCACAG CCTGGCCCTCACCTACAGCCGGAGGGGCGTCAGGGGTGTGGCCGCAAGCCTGGCACTCCGTCTCGCCAGCCTCCTGAGGTTCCGGAGTCGCCGTGGGGCTCCCAGTCCCTGG GCGTCCCTGGAGCCgatgcccctgctgctgctgttgctgggtggggggctgctgctgctcttgcagtgA